Below is a window of Chrysiogenia bacterium DNA.
GATGGATCAGCACGCGTAGCGTTCCGGTTTGTGATGACGATGGCCGCATGGTTCGGATGGCCGGCGTTGCAGAGGACATCACCCGCCGGAAGAACGAAGAGCTGGCCAGGCTCAAGATCGAGGAGGGTATGCGCCGGACGCAGCGCCTGGAGAGCCTGGGCGTGCTGGCCGGCGGACTTGCACACGATTTCAACAACCTGCTCGGCGCGATCCAGATCAACGTCGAGCAGGGGCTCAAGGACCCCGGTGACGAGGAAAAAGTCCTGCATGTGCTCACCCAGGTGCAGGGCGCCGCCACGCGCGCGTCAACGCTCACCAACCAGATGCTTGCCTACGCCCAGCAGCAGGAAGTCCGCCGCACGCAGTTCAGCCTCGGCGAGGCCGCCACCGAACTGGGCGGACTGCTCCGTGCCACCATCTCCCGCAAAACCGACCTGCAAATGGAAATGGAAGAAAAGGATCTGTGCATCGATGCCGATGCCGCGCAGATCCAGCAAGTGATCATGAACCTGATCATCAACGCCTCCGAAGCGGTCGGCGATCGGGGCGGCATGATCGCGGTTCGCTGCGACCGGCGCGCCTGGAGCAGCGCGGAACTTCGTGACTTCCAGGTCGGCGCGGACCTCGCCCCTGGCGAGTATGTGAGCCTCCAGGTCACGGACTCGGGTAGCGGCATGGACGCGCAGACGCACGAACACATCTTCGATCCCTTCTTCACTACAAAGTTCCAGGGCCGCGGCCTGGGACTGGCCGGCGTGGTGGGCACCGTGACCGCGCATGCAGGCGCAATTCATGTCGTGAGCGCGCCGGGGAAGGGGACCACCTTCACCGTGCTGCTTCCCCCGTGCGCTGAGATCCGCGAAGCAGCCGCCGCCGCGCAGGCGCCCGCCGAAGGACTCTGGCGCGGCTCGGGCACCATCCTCGTTGTCGACGATGAGGAA
It encodes the following:
- a CDS encoding response regulator, whose protein sequence is WISTRSVPVCDDDGRMVRMAGVAEDITRRKNEELARLKIEEGMRRTQRLESLGVLAGGLAHDFNNLLGAIQINVEQGLKDPGDEEKVLHVLTQVQGAATRASTLTNQMLAYAQQQEVRRTQFSLGEAATELGGLLRATISRKTDLQMEMEEKDLCIDADAAQIQQVIMNLIINASEAVGDRGGMIAVRCDRRAWSSAELRDFQVGADLAPGEYVSLQVTDSGSGMDAQTHEHIFDPFFTTKFQGRGLGLAGVVGTVTAHAGAIHVVSAPGKGTTFTVLLPPCAEIREAAAAAQAPAEGLWRGSGTILVVDDEEMIRDSAILLLEELGYETLSASDGPGGVQVFSENRARITGVLLDLTLPGLGGTEVFERIRALDPAIPVVLTTGYTAGDVADVLKHEHVAFLHKPFGIKELVEVMRELG